The following are encoded in a window of Cucurbita pepo subsp. pepo cultivar mu-cu-16 chromosome LG12, ASM280686v2, whole genome shotgun sequence genomic DNA:
- the LOC111807351 gene encoding F-box/LRR-repeat protein 14-like isoform X2, with amino-acid sequence MGGACSRKRDQLDNEDRLARGVSGKYCKSGSSKWLTTSFSRPFIDMDPRSGKCPSLLDFSVRRVCNDIDQFDSFRMLPRDITQLILNELVYSQRITDISIQAFRDCALQDFHLGECPGVNDDWIDVISSQGSSVLSVDLSGSDVTDGGLMHLRNCSNIQTLNLNFCEHISDRGLAHIGGFSRLTSLSFRKNNEITAQGMSVFAHLVNLIRLDLEKCPGIHGGLIHLQGLTKLESLNIKWCNCITDSDMKPLSGLTNLKGLQISCSKVTDAGIAYLKGLHKLSLLNLEGCPVTAACLNTLSALGDLQYLNLSRCHITDDGSEGFSRLGALKILNLGFNDITDDCLGHLKGLTNLESLNLDSCRIEDDGLVNLKGLLNLEKLNLSFTLVTDVGLKRLSGLSSLKSLNLDTRQITDVGLASLTGLVGLTHLDLFGARITDSGTNYLRNFKNLQSLEICGGGLTDAGVKNIKDLSSLMVLNLSQNCNLTDKTLELVSGLTGLISLNISNSRITSAGLRHLKTLKNLKQLTLEACRVSASDIKKLQSTDLPNLASFRPE; translated from the exons CATGGATCCTCGAAGTGGGAAATGCCCTTCTCTTCTGGACTTTAGCGTCCGTCGAGTTTGCAAT GATATAGATCAATTTGATAGCTTTCGTATGCTCCCAAGGGATATTACTCAGCTAATCCTCAATGAATTGGTGTATTCTCAGCGTATAACCGATATTTCGATCCAAGCTTTTCGAGATTGTGCTCTCCAG GATTTTCACCTTGGAGAATGTCCAGGGGTGAACGATGATTGGATCGATGTCATCTCCTCACAAGGATCTTCTGTACTTTCTGTGGATCTTTCTGGCTCGGATGTAACCGATGGTGGATTGATGCACCTCAGGAATTGCTCGAATAtccaaactttaaatttaaacttctGTGAACATATATCGGACCGAGGACTGGCACATATTGGAG GATTCTCAAGGTTGACAAGTTTGAGTTTTaggaaaaacaatgaaattacTGCTCAAGGGATGAGTGTCTTTGCTCATCTTGTAAACTTGATCAGATTGGATTTAGAGAAATGTCCTGGAATTCATGGGGGACTTATTCATCTCCAAg GATTAACAAAGTTGGAGTCTCTCAATATCAAATGGTGTAATTGCATCACAGATTCTGATATGAAGCCTCTCTCCG GGCTAACAAACTTGAAAGGATTGCAAATTTCATGCAGTAAGGTCACAGATGCTGGTATTGCCTACTTGAAAG GACTGCACAAACTTTCGCTATTGAACTTAGAGGGTTGTCCAGTTACAGCTGCTTGTTTGAACACTCTCTCGG CTCTTGGTGACCTTCAATATTTGAACCTTAGCAGATGTCATATAACTGATGATGGAAGTGAGGGATTTTCTA GGCTTGGGGCTTTGAAAATACTGAACTTGGGGTTCAATGACATAACAGATGATTGTTTGGGTCACTTGAAAG GTCTAACAAATTTGGAGAGCTTGAACTTGGATTCATGCAGGATTGAGGATGATGGCCTGGTTAACTTGAAAG GTTTGCTTAATCTGGAGAAATTAAATCTTTCGTTCACCTTAGTTACTGACGTTGGCTTAAAACGGCTTTCTGGACTCTCATCACTTAAATCACTTAATTTGGATACTCGCCAAATTACGGACGTTGGACTCGCTTCCCTAACTG GTTTAGTAGGATTGACTCATCTGGATCTTTTCGGAGCTCGTATTACAGACTCTGGAACAAACTATTTGCGAA ACTTCAAGAATCTACAGTCCCTGGAAATATGTGGTGGAGGATTGACTGATGCTGGTGTAAAAAACATTAAAGACCTGTCTTCCTTGATGGTGCTCAATCTTTCCCAGAATTGCAATCTGACTGATAAAACCTTGGAGTTAGTTTCAG GTTTAACAGGGTTGATCTCTTTAAATATTTCGAATTCGAGAATCACCTCTGCAGGACTGCGACATCTGAAAACTCTGAAGAATTTAAAGCAGTTGACACTCGAGGCCTGTCGGGTTTCAGCAAGTGACATCAAAAAGCTTCAATCTACCGACCTCCCGAATCTAGCAAGCTTCCGCCCCGAGTAG
- the LOC111807351 gene encoding F-box/LRR-repeat protein 14-like isoform X3, translating to MGGACSRKRDQLDNEDRLARGVSGKYCKSGSSKWLTTSFSRPFIDMDPRSGKCPSLLDFSVRRVCNDIDQFDSFRMLPRDITQLILNELVYSQRITDISIQAFRDCALQDFHLGECPGVNDDWIDVISSQGSSVLSVDLSGSDVTDGGLMHLRNCSNIQTLNLNFCEHISDRGLAHIGGFSRLTSLSFRKNNEITAQGMSVFAHLVNLIRLDLEKCPGIHGGLIHLQGLTKLESLNIKWCNCITDSDMKPLSGLTNLKGLQISCSKVTDAGIAYLKALHRLKCLELSDTDVGSNGLRHLSGLLNLEKLNLSFTLVTDVGLKRLSGLSSLKSLNLDTRQITDVGLASLTGLVGLTHLDLFGARITDSGTNYLRNFKNLQSLEICGGGLTDAGVKNIKDLSSLMVLNLSQNCNLTDKTLELVSGLTGLISLNISNSRITSAGLRHLKTLKNLKQLTLEACRVSASDIKKLQSTDLPNLASFRPE from the exons CATGGATCCTCGAAGTGGGAAATGCCCTTCTCTTCTGGACTTTAGCGTCCGTCGAGTTTGCAAT GATATAGATCAATTTGATAGCTTTCGTATGCTCCCAAGGGATATTACTCAGCTAATCCTCAATGAATTGGTGTATTCTCAGCGTATAACCGATATTTCGATCCAAGCTTTTCGAGATTGTGCTCTCCAG GATTTTCACCTTGGAGAATGTCCAGGGGTGAACGATGATTGGATCGATGTCATCTCCTCACAAGGATCTTCTGTACTTTCTGTGGATCTTTCTGGCTCGGATGTAACCGATGGTGGATTGATGCACCTCAGGAATTGCTCGAATAtccaaactttaaatttaaacttctGTGAACATATATCGGACCGAGGACTGGCACATATTGGAG GATTCTCAAGGTTGACAAGTTTGAGTTTTaggaaaaacaatgaaattacTGCTCAAGGGATGAGTGTCTTTGCTCATCTTGTAAACTTGATCAGATTGGATTTAGAGAAATGTCCTGGAATTCATGGGGGACTTATTCATCTCCAAg GATTAACAAAGTTGGAGTCTCTCAATATCAAATGGTGTAATTGCATCACAGATTCTGATATGAAGCCTCTCTCCG GGCTAACAAACTTGAAAGGATTGCAAATTTCATGCAGTAAGGTCACAGATGCTGGTATTGCCTACTTGAAAG CTCTCCACCGTTTGAAATGTTTGGAGTTATCTGACACTGATGTTGGAAGCAATGGTCTTCGCCATTTGTCTG GTTTGCTTAATCTGGAGAAATTAAATCTTTCGTTCACCTTAGTTACTGACGTTGGCTTAAAACGGCTTTCTGGACTCTCATCACTTAAATCACTTAATTTGGATACTCGCCAAATTACGGACGTTGGACTCGCTTCCCTAACTG GTTTAGTAGGATTGACTCATCTGGATCTTTTCGGAGCTCGTATTACAGACTCTGGAACAAACTATTTGCGAA ACTTCAAGAATCTACAGTCCCTGGAAATATGTGGTGGAGGATTGACTGATGCTGGTGTAAAAAACATTAAAGACCTGTCTTCCTTGATGGTGCTCAATCTTTCCCAGAATTGCAATCTGACTGATAAAACCTTGGAGTTAGTTTCAG GTTTAACAGGGTTGATCTCTTTAAATATTTCGAATTCGAGAATCACCTCTGCAGGACTGCGACATCTGAAAACTCTGAAGAATTTAAAGCAGTTGACACTCGAGGCCTGTCGGGTTTCAGCAAGTGACATCAAAAAGCTTCAATCTACCGACCTCCCGAATCTAGCAAGCTTCCGCCCCGAGTAG
- the LOC111807667 gene encoding BRCA1-associated protein, whose product MIQEEHKSFPRENSIPAVALIAGMPTSSAAGHDVPATSDEGFRPPKSSLVVGDPSDFSSSSSSSSIKGVTQAFHFSSGNPRIEEIRGVVHLFRDDVSSSSSTSASALPVERKPLVCVLGVPNHMTYADFCQFCGSFIHEILEMRVVRGDGVEDRYSILIRFRSQDSADNFYKHLNERRYSSLEAEVCRVFFMVDVQYTASIEHAQASPASSTEQPTCPVCLDRLDQETSGILTTICNHSFHCSCISKWTDSSCPVCRYCQQQPEQSVCFICQTSENLWICVICGFVGCGKYKEGHAIVHWKETQHCYSLELETQRVWDYAGDNYVHRLIQSKTDGKLVELNSYCAHANDGCMSCGGVDAATSEALLNSRVELIVNEYNELLTGQLENQKLYFESLLLEVKEETEREISRAIEKTINQKLQKMQAKLDKCIKEKKFIDDLNENLLKNQEIWKTKILGMEEREKKTLEAKDNKIQALEGQLGELMAYLETGQQMEELSVSSESRDASILPISAETSSKNSGKGSSKSNIKKRS is encoded by the exons ATGATACAAGAGGAGCATAAATCGTTTCCCCGCGAAAACTCAATTCCCGCCGTCGCACTCATCGCCGGGATGCCAACTAGTTCGGCCGCTGGACACGACGTACCGGCCACCTCCGATGAAGGGTTCCGGCCTCCAAAATCGTCATTGGTTGTAGGCGATCCCAgtgatttttcttcttcctcctcctcctcttccattAAAGGTGTGACACAGGCCTTTCATTTCTCCTCTGGAAACCCCAGAATCGAGGAGATCAGAGGTGTCGTTCATCTATTCCGAGATGACGTTTCCTCCTCATCCTCGACATCTGCTTCTGCTCTGCCT GTCGAGAGGAAGCCTCTTGTTTGTGTACTTGGAGTGCCAAATCATATGACTTATGCAGACTTTTGCCAGTTTTGTGGttctttcattcatgaaattttggAGATGCGAGTTGTCAG AGGCGATGGGGTGGAGGATAGGTACAGTATATTAATAAGATTTCGAAGTCAGGATTCAGCCGATAACTTCTACAAGCATTTGAATGAGAGGCGTTACTCATCGTTGGAG GCAGAAGTTTGTCGCGTGTTTTTCATGGTTGATGTTCAGTACACAGCGTCAATTGAGCATGCACAAGCATCCCCTGCAAGTTCAACCGAGCAACCAACATGTCCAGTCTGCCTGG ATAGATTAGACCAAGAGACTAGTGGAATTCTTACTACTATCTGCAATCATTCCTTCCATTGTTCGTGCATATCAAAATGGACTGATTCCTCTTGTCCA GTGTGCCGATATTGTCAGCAGCAGCCTGAACAATCAGTGTGTTTTATTTGTCAGACTTCTGAAAACTTGTGGATTTGTGTTATCTGTGGCTTTGTTGGCTGTGGCAA GTATAAAGAAGGGCATGCTATAGTACATTGGAAAGAAACACAGCACTGTTATTCTCTTGAGTTAGAAACTCAACGCGTATGGGATTATGCAGGAGATAATTATGTCCATCGTTTGATCCAATCCAAAACGGATGGGAAattggttgagttgaattcATATTGTGCTCATGCTAATGACGGGTGCATGAGTTGTGGTGGTGTAGATGCTGCAACTAGTGAGGCTCTTTTGAACAGTAGAGTTGAACTT ATTGTCAACGAATACAATGAACTGCTTACCGGTCAACTCGAAAACCAAAAACTA TATTTTGAGTCGCTGCTACTAGAAGTCAaagaagaaactgaaagaGAAATATCTAGAGCTATTGAGAAGACCATCAATCAAAAACTGCAGAAGATGCAGGCTAAGCTGGATAAGTGCATCAAggagaaaaaatttatagatgat CTGAATGAGAATCTCTTGAAAAATCAGGAGATATGGAAAACAAAGATCCTTGGAATGGAAGAAAG GGAAAAAAAGACTTTAGAAGCGAAGGACAACAAAATACAGGCTTTAGAAGGGCAG CTTGGAGAACTAATGGCATACCTAGAAACTGGTCAGCAGATGGAGGAGCTATCAGTATCAAGTGAGTCGAGAGATGCCAGCATTCTGCCAATATCAGCAGAGACATCTTCTAAGAACAGTGGCAAAGGAAGCTCCAAGTCCAACATCAAGAAAAGAAGCTAA
- the LOC111807351 gene encoding F-box/LRR-repeat protein 13-like isoform X1, which yields MGGACSRKRDQLDNEDRLARGVSGKYCKSGSSKWLTTSFSRPFIDMDPRSGKCPSLLDFSVRRVCNDIDQFDSFRMLPRDITQLILNELVYSQRITDISIQAFRDCALQDFHLGECPGVNDDWIDVISSQGSSVLSVDLSGSDVTDGGLMHLRNCSNIQTLNLNFCEHISDRGLAHIGGFSRLTSLSFRKNNEITAQGMSVFAHLVNLIRLDLEKCPGIHGGLIHLQGLTKLESLNIKWCNCITDSDMKPLSGLTNLKGLQISCSKVTDAGIAYLKGLHKLSLLNLEGCPVTAACLNTLSALGDLQYLNLSRCHITDDGSEGFSRLGALKILNLGFNDITDDCLGHLKGLTNLESLNLDSCRIEDDGLVNLKALHRLKCLELSDTDVGSNGLRHLSGLLNLEKLNLSFTLVTDVGLKRLSGLSSLKSLNLDTRQITDVGLASLTGLVGLTHLDLFGARITDSGTNYLRNFKNLQSLEICGGGLTDAGVKNIKDLSSLMVLNLSQNCNLTDKTLELVSGLTGLISLNISNSRITSAGLRHLKTLKNLKQLTLEACRVSASDIKKLQSTDLPNLASFRPE from the exons CATGGATCCTCGAAGTGGGAAATGCCCTTCTCTTCTGGACTTTAGCGTCCGTCGAGTTTGCAAT GATATAGATCAATTTGATAGCTTTCGTATGCTCCCAAGGGATATTACTCAGCTAATCCTCAATGAATTGGTGTATTCTCAGCGTATAACCGATATTTCGATCCAAGCTTTTCGAGATTGTGCTCTCCAG GATTTTCACCTTGGAGAATGTCCAGGGGTGAACGATGATTGGATCGATGTCATCTCCTCACAAGGATCTTCTGTACTTTCTGTGGATCTTTCTGGCTCGGATGTAACCGATGGTGGATTGATGCACCTCAGGAATTGCTCGAATAtccaaactttaaatttaaacttctGTGAACATATATCGGACCGAGGACTGGCACATATTGGAG GATTCTCAAGGTTGACAAGTTTGAGTTTTaggaaaaacaatgaaattacTGCTCAAGGGATGAGTGTCTTTGCTCATCTTGTAAACTTGATCAGATTGGATTTAGAGAAATGTCCTGGAATTCATGGGGGACTTATTCATCTCCAAg GATTAACAAAGTTGGAGTCTCTCAATATCAAATGGTGTAATTGCATCACAGATTCTGATATGAAGCCTCTCTCCG GGCTAACAAACTTGAAAGGATTGCAAATTTCATGCAGTAAGGTCACAGATGCTGGTATTGCCTACTTGAAAG GACTGCACAAACTTTCGCTATTGAACTTAGAGGGTTGTCCAGTTACAGCTGCTTGTTTGAACACTCTCTCGG CTCTTGGTGACCTTCAATATTTGAACCTTAGCAGATGTCATATAACTGATGATGGAAGTGAGGGATTTTCTA GGCTTGGGGCTTTGAAAATACTGAACTTGGGGTTCAATGACATAACAGATGATTGTTTGGGTCACTTGAAAG GTCTAACAAATTTGGAGAGCTTGAACTTGGATTCATGCAGGATTGAGGATGATGGCCTGGTTAACTTGAAAG CTCTCCACCGTTTGAAATGTTTGGAGTTATCTGACACTGATGTTGGAAGCAATGGTCTTCGCCATTTGTCTG GTTTGCTTAATCTGGAGAAATTAAATCTTTCGTTCACCTTAGTTACTGACGTTGGCTTAAAACGGCTTTCTGGACTCTCATCACTTAAATCACTTAATTTGGATACTCGCCAAATTACGGACGTTGGACTCGCTTCCCTAACTG GTTTAGTAGGATTGACTCATCTGGATCTTTTCGGAGCTCGTATTACAGACTCTGGAACAAACTATTTGCGAA ACTTCAAGAATCTACAGTCCCTGGAAATATGTGGTGGAGGATTGACTGATGCTGGTGTAAAAAACATTAAAGACCTGTCTTCCTTGATGGTGCTCAATCTTTCCCAGAATTGCAATCTGACTGATAAAACCTTGGAGTTAGTTTCAG GTTTAACAGGGTTGATCTCTTTAAATATTTCGAATTCGAGAATCACCTCTGCAGGACTGCGACATCTGAAAACTCTGAAGAATTTAAAGCAGTTGACACTCGAGGCCTGTCGGGTTTCAGCAAGTGACATCAAAAAGCTTCAATCTACCGACCTCCCGAATCTAGCAAGCTTCCGCCCCGAGTAG
- the LOC111807353 gene encoding amino acid transporter AVT6E-like, with product MDSKTRYVELQSQIDIQNLRSAAPKHSDEEGLIGSKRLNGNADGKDDLFDDLDFDVDSHPLITGESRGGSGVSGAVFNLTTSIIGAGIMALPATMKVLGVVLGFVLIVLIGILSEFSVELLVRFLVISKASSYGEVVHCAYGKSMKILTEICIIVNNAGVLIVYLIIIGDVMSGSVHHSGVFDQWLGHGFWDHRKLLILVVLVVFLAPLCALNKIDSLSLTSAASVVLAVVFVVVACAIALIKLAQGTIEPPRMSPDFGSKKAILDLLVVVPIMTNAYVCHFNVPPIYNELETRSPQKMNTVGRITTVICILVYALTAISGYLLFGNDTESDVLTNFDKNLGIRFSFALNYIVRIGYILHLVLVFPVIHFSLRQTVDELIFEGSAPLSESKKRSLALTVVLLALIYFGSTMIPNIWMAFKFTGATSAVSLGFILPSVVALKLSKTSGPGSLNATEKFLSWLMLGLAVIVGIVGLIGNIYSLSYPSQ from the coding sequence ATGGATAGTAAAACTAGATATGTTGAATTGCAATCCCAGATTGATATCCAAAACCTCAGATCGGCTGCCCCTAAACATTCCGATGAGGAAGGTTTAATAGGATCCAAAAGATTGAATGGAAATGCGGATGGTAAGGATGATCTCTTCGATGATTTGGATTTTGATGTCGATAGCCATCCGCTTATCACTGGGGAATCTCGAGGGGGGTCGGGGGTTTCTGGAGCTGTTTTTAATCTCACAACGTCGATTATTGGCGCTGGGATTATGGCTCTACCGGCCACCATGAAAGTTCTTGGAGTGGTTTTGGGGTTTGTTCTGATAGTTTTGATCGGTATTTTATCTGAGTTTAGCGTTGAATTGTTAGTgagatttttggttatttcTAAAGCTTCTTCATATGGGGAGGTTGTTCATTGTGCATATGGGAAATCCATGAAGATCCTGACTGAAATCTGTATAATTGTGAACAATGCTGGTGTTTTGattgtttatttgattattattgGCGATGTTATGTCTGGTTCTGTTCATCATTCTGGGGTTTTTGATCAGTGGTTAGGACATGGATTTTGGGATCATAGAAagcttttgattttggttgTGTTGGTGGTTTTTCTAGCACCTCTCTGTGCTCTCAACAAGATTGATTCCTTGAGTTTGACGTCTGCTGCTTCAGTAGTTCTTGCAGTTGTCTTTGTTGTAGTTGCTTGTGCCATAGCATTGATTAAGCTTGCACAAGGAACGATTGAGCCTCCGAGAATGAGTCCTGATTTCGGATCGAAGAAGGCGATTTTAGACCTTCTTGTTGTGGTTCCGATAATGACCAATGCTTATGTCTGTCATTTCAATGTCCCGCCTATCTATAACGAACTCGAAACGAGGTCTCCCCAGAAGATGAATACAGTGGGGAGGATTACAACTGTGATATGCATTTTAGTTTATGCTTTGACTGCTATTTCTGGTTATCTACTTTTTGGAAACGATACCGAGTCCGATGTGCTGACGAACTTTGACAAGAACCTAGGAATTCGATTCAGCTTCGCGTTGAATTACATTGTTCGAATTGGTTATATTCTTCATTTAGTTCTTGTGTTTCCAGTTATCCATTTCTCCTTACGACAAACTGTCGACGAGTTGATATTCGAGGGATCTGCACCACTTTCAGAGAGCAAGAAGAGATCTCTGGCCTTGACAGTTGTGTTGTTGGCACTGATCTATTTTGGTTCAACCATGATTCCCAACATTTGGATGGCCTTTAAGTTTACAGGGGCAACATCAGCGGTGTCGCTGGGGTTCATATTGCCATCGGTTGTTGCGTTAAAGCTAAGCAAGACGAGCGGGCCGGGGAGCTTGAACGCTACAGAAAAGTTCCTATCATGGTTGATGTTAGGGCTTGCTGTCATTGTTGGTATTGTTGGATTGATTGGAAATATCTACAGCTTAAGCTATCCGTCCCAGTAA
- the LOC111807369 gene encoding acetylornithine aminotransferase, mitochondrial: MASLSSFIGCSSPYGVFRAPINGGRVRACLSVDVQGPSSTKLQTGKLGFSSEEVIESERKLFVGTYARAPVVFSSGKGCKLYDLEGREYLDMAAGIAVNALGHGDPDWLQAVTEQANTVTHVSNLFHSIPQVELAKRLVAKSFADRVFFTNSGTEANEAAIKFARKFQRFSHPDAKESPPFEFIAFSNCFHGRTMGALALTSKEHYRAPFEPVMPGVTFLPYGDIEAAKNLILKGKIAAVFVEPIQGEGGIFSATKEFLLSLRNACDEAGTLLVFDEIQCGLGRSGHLWAHEAYGVYPDIMTLAKPLAGGLPVGAVLVTERIAAAINYGDHGSTFAGSPLVCNAAVAVVDKISDPEFLLSVSRKGEYMKNLLKQKLGENPHVKEVRGQGLIIGIELDVSASPLVDACRNSGLLILTAGQGNVVRLVPPLIITEQELEHAANVLLDCIPVLG, encoded by the exons ATGGCTTCACTCTCATCTTTCATCGGTTGTTCCTCTCCTTACGGCGTGTTTCGAGCTCCTATCAATGGTGGAAGGGTTCGCGCCTGTCTTAGTGTAGATGTACAAGGACCCAGTTCGACGAAGCTTCAAACAGGCAAACTTGGTTTCTCGAGCGAGGAGGTGATCGAGTCGGAACGGAAGCTTTTCGTCGGAACCTATGCTCGAGCACCGGTGGTTTTCTCGAGCGGTAAAGGATGTAAACTATATGATCTCGAAGGGCGAGAGTATTTGGATATGGCGGCTGGAATCGCCGTCAATGCCCTAGGTCATGGTGATCCCGATTGGCTGCAAGCGGTAACGGAGCAGGCAAATACAGTCACTCATGTTAGCAACCTCTTCCATTCAATCCCTCAG GTGGAACTTGCAAAACGCCTTGTGGCTAAATCATTTGCGGATCGTGTGTTTTTCACTAACTCTGGCACGGAAGCTAATGAAGCTGCCATTAAGTTTGCTAGAAAGTTTCAGAGATTTTCTCATCCTGATGCTAAAGAGTCACCCCCTTTTGAGTTCATTGCGTTTTCCAATTGTTTTCATGGCAGGACAATGGGAGCTCTTGCTTTAACGAGTAAGGAGCATTACAGGGCTCCTTTTGAGCCTGTTATGCCTGGTGTTACTTTCTTGCCATATGGTGATATTGAGGCTGCTAAAAACTTGATTCTTAAAGGGAAAATTGCTGCTGTTTTTGTGGAACCTATACAGGGTGAAGGTGGCATTTTCAGTGCTACTAAGGAGTTCTTGCTTTCCTTGAGAAATGCTTGTGATGAGGCTGGAACTCTTCTGGTTTTCGATGAG ATTCAATGTGGGTTGGGTAGAAGTGGTCATCTCTGGGCACATGAAGCTTATGGTGTATATCCAGATATAATGACCCTTGCCAAGCCTCTAGCTGGAGGTCTTCCCGTCGGAGCCGTTCTAGTGACCGAAAGAATCGCTGCTGCCATAAACTACGGTGACCACGGAAGTACTTTTGCAGGCTCACCGCTCGTCTGCAATGCTGCAGTTGCAGTTGTAGACAAGATCTCAGATCCTGAGTTCTTGCTTAGCGTTTCCAGGAAAGGTGAGTACATGAAAAATTTGCTAAAACAAAAGCTGGGTGAAAACCCACATGTTAAGGAAGTTAGAGGGCAAGGGCTTATTATTGGGATAGAACTGGATGTGTCTGCTAGCCCTCTAGTAGATGCTTGTCGAAACTCGGGTTTGTTAATTTTAACAGCAGGCCAGGGGAATGTGGTTCGGCTTGTGCCACCATTGATCATCACAGAGCAAGAACTAGAGCATGCTGCTAATGTTCTGCTTGACTGTATCCCTGTGCTTGGCTGA
- the LOC111806503 gene encoding pentatricopeptide repeat-containing protein At1g80550, mitochondrial produces MLTLLVRIRNSKPLCPEMLSSFASRRFPPSIFSFSDVFLPAAAILFSTKTTNPISEFGFNFNTPEDRPTQTNFDPPTVREALDSYCNDWRCSYEFFNWVESECKFDHTTETYNRMLDILGKFFEFDLSWELIQRMLQSPFASPDHATFRIMFKRYASAHLVSEAIAAYERLREFKLRDETSFCNLIDALCEYRHVVEAQDLCFGKNRKLNCGASTKIHNLILRGWLKMGWWSKCREFWEEMDKKGVRKDLHSYSIYMDIQCKSGKPWKAVKLYKEMKKKGMKLDVVAYNTVIHAIGISEGVDFASRVFQEMKEMGCKPNVVTCNTIIKLFCENGRFKDAHMMLDQMLKKDCPPNVITYHCFFRSLEKPNEILMLFDRMIKYGVQPKMDTYVMLMRKFGRWGFLRPVFVVWNKMEELGCSPDESAYNSLIDALVEKGMIDMARKYDEEMVVKGLSPKLREELGTKMVNGGYHANVNCNK; encoded by the coding sequence ATGCTTACTCTCCTGGTTAGAATCAGAAACTCAAAGCCTCTCTGTCCGGAAATGCTTTCTTCCTTCGCTTCCCGCCGTTTCCCTCCGTCTATTTTCTCCTTCTCCGACGTGTTTCTTCCGGCGGCGGCCATATTGTTTTCCACCAAAACAACCAATCCCATTTCGGAGTTCGGTTTCAATTTCAACACCCCGGAGGATCGTCCAACACAGACTAATTTCGACCCTCCTACAGTTCGCGAGGCACTCGATTCTTATTGCAATGATTGGAGGTGCTCGTACGAGTTTTTCAACTGGGTTGAATCAGAATGTAAGTTCGATCACACCACCGAGACCTACAATCGCATGCTGGACATTCTCGGTAAGTTCTTCGAATTCGACCTTTCTTGGGAATTGATTCAACGTATGCTACAATCCCCGTTTGCTTCACCGGATCATGCGACGTTTCGAATTATGTTTAAGCGCTATGCATCGGCACATTTAGTTAGTGAAGCAATTGCTGCTTATGAGAGATTGCGGGAGTTTAAATTGAGAGACGAAACTTCGTTTTGTAATCTTATTGATGCACTTTGTGAGTATAGACATGTTGTTGAAGCTCAGGATTTGTGTTTTGGGAAGAACAGGAAGTTGAATTGTGGTGCGAGTACGAAGATTCATAACTTAATTCTTCGTGGTTGGCTTAAAATGGGGTGGTGGAGCAAATGTAGAGAGTTTTGGGAAGAGATGGATAAGAAGGGTGTTCGTAAGGATTTGCATTCGTATTCCATTTACATGGACATACAGTGCAAGAGTGGGAAGCCATGGAAGGCTGTTAAATTGTACAAGGAGATGAAAAAGAAGGGGATGAAACTAGATGTAGTGGCGTATAATACAGTGATTCATGCCATTGGGATATCAGAAGGTGTTGATTTTGCCAGCCGGGTGTTTCAGGAGATGAAGGAAATGGGGTGTAAGCCTAACGTTGTAACTTGCAATACTATTATTAAGCTATTTTGTGAGAATGGTAGATTCAAGGATGCCCATATGATGCTCGATCAAATGCTTAAGAAGGATTGTCCGCCTAATGTCATCACGTATCATTGTTTTTTTCGGTCTCTCGAAAAGCCGAACGAGATTCTTATGTTATTTGATAGGATGATTAAATATGGGGTTCAACCAAAGATGGATACTTATGTGATGCTCATGAGGAAGTTTGGAAGATGGGGGTTTCTAAGACCAGTGTTTGTAGTGTGGAATAAGATGGAGGAACTTGGGTGTAGCCCAGATGAGTCTGCTTACAATTCTTTGATTGATGCTCTTGTGGAGAAGGGCATGATAGATATGGCTAGGAAGTACGACGAAGAGATGGTAGTGAAAGGTCTTTCGCCTAAGCTGAGAGAGGAATTGGGGACGAAGATGGTGAATGGTGGCTATCATGCCAATGTGAACTGCAACAAGTAG